One genomic region from Antedon mediterranea chromosome 3, ecAntMedi1.1, whole genome shotgun sequence encodes:
- the LOC140044076 gene encoding uncharacterized protein produces the protein MITFCSSVEIDVRPQDTTCLKGSRAQFMCVVKGLTDNQKVKWFRNDRIITEGTNVVQGLPSSIKIDIDDELGHYNLVIEAVKKGDNGTKYHCSVYDGNVQRATSDAALLLVTEIPSPEYNPSCKQSEKEFEENTKAHLMCTSEKGYPTVKLKWYYNGQALKTRNEQNNDIVKAETIVTINKQHKEAFFVCSLTTDANVEINENCTVGPIHVLYQPSIDIQGQEVIYEGSDGVYVCYSDASPEVKDYTWILPDTLPPEKYGYENNMQVLRLIKLTKNDNGTNIECHAKNSQGTGIGKFMVQVSGHELITNNLNQPTGSNSFNLDKKTSNSTAAMLSVVGGCLLFLASIMAFLLCSIILYTRRQASLYTSNQIPQPDVYYVPKDSIDTTSGSTYQTGKWKRSIATQVPNDLELESITYAEIEEGKKLINSYRTLKSTNLKEDSK, from the coding sequence atgaTAACCTTTTGTAGTTCTGTGGAAATTGATGTAAGACCTCAGGACACCACATGTCTCAAAGGTTCAAGAGCACAATTCATGTGTGTTGTTAAGGGTCTAACAGACAATCAAAAGGTAAAATGGTTCCGTAACGATAGAATCATTACTGAAGGAACCAATGTTGTCCAAGGATTGCCATCATCAATTAAAATTGATATAGATGATGAACTTGGTCATTATAACCTTGTTATAGAAGCTGTCAAAAAGGGGGATAATGGTACAAAGTACCATTGTTCTGTTTATGATGGAAATGTTCAAAGAGCAACTTCAGATGCAGCACTTCTACTGGTAACTGAAATACCCAGTCCTGAATATAATCCAAGTTGCAAACAGAGTGAAAAGGAATTTGAAGAAAACACCAAGGCTCATTTGATGTGTACTTCAGAAAAGGGTTATCCAactgtgaaattaaaatggtaCTATAACGGGCAAGCTCTTAAAACACGCAATGAACAAAACAATGACATAGTGAAGGCAGAAACAATAGTAACAATAAATAAGCAACACAAGGaagcattttttgtttgttctcTAACAACAGATGCTAATgtggaaataaatgaaaattgtaCTGTTGGACCAATTCATGTTCTTTACCAACCATCAATTGACATTCAAGGCCAGGAAGTTATATATGAAGGAAGCGATGGTGTTTATGTATGCTACTCAGATGCAAGTCCTGAGGTGAAAGACTATACTTGGATCTTACCAGATACCCTGCCACCTGAAAAATATGGTTATGAAAATAATATGCAAGTCCTAAGATTAATCAAACTTACAAAAAATGATAACGGTACAAATATTGAATGTCATGCAAAAAATTCACAAGGGACAGGAATTGGAAAATTTATGGTACAAGTAAGTGGACACGAATTGATTACTAATAATCTGAATCAGCCAACTGGATCAAACAGTTTTAATCTTGACAAAAAAACTAGCAATTCCACAGCAGCGATGCTTTCAGTTGTTGGTGGCTGTTTGCTTTTTCTAGCATCAATAATGGCATTTTTATTGTGTAGTATCATATTGTACACAAGGCGACAGGCTAGCCTTTACACTAGTAATCAAATACCACAGCCTGATGTGTATTATGTGCCTAAAGATAGTATTGATACAACTTCTGGTAGTACGTATCAAACAGGAAAATGGAAACGATCTATTGCTACACAGGTGCCCAATGATTTGGAACTAGAATCGATAACATATGCTGAAATTGAAGAGGGCAAGAAGTTAATCAACAGCTATCGCACTCTCAAAAGTACTAATTTAAAAGAGGATTCCAAGTAG